In Zingiber officinale cultivar Zhangliang chromosome 1A, Zo_v1.1, whole genome shotgun sequence, a genomic segment contains:
- the LOC122018024 gene encoding SEC14-like protein 5, with amino-acid sequence MSDSSKNSQSANSLSSKSMHRKTPLPSTPGSILPKAFKHMVPYNSFSQRSGPTAKVAIFILKVAALEAVRRFAKARCSFIWKTIQSLQILCFPPIKWISRWKPFGMMVEGVQKISKPLLVLSIATTFSDHYEGYLNALPTGDDPPPNPDLPRISLESDVSISSESIKEDPRNWIHQVIEELEKKQITLPERMNMDELQRFYDAANGDMCCLLSSLKKTIRWRETYHILSCQELEMWSHLVFWHELDVMLRPCLIIRLGLACSSLRPHERPQFAQAVVSQIEHGVLRLIKDGDGYITVIMDCEGISPFKFPMQLMRYCSNLVQDHYPNRLGSLFVIRLPPVVRVLAQTIIQLLKPATRKKLRIEGDSYQKVLSEYVQSIPAFLGGDCTCSKCERVRSGWFPQLMAESSQRSANTLEVELADDDYPLSEFAFSDTCHSVLRAAIVALLMLCVLVAFLAGMHDPESSASLLI; translated from the exons ATGTCTGATTCAAGTAAGAATTCCCAATCAGCAAACAGCCTTTCTTCCAAAAGTATGCATAGAAAAACTCCACTTCCGTCTACTCCAGGCAGCATTTTACCAAAGGCTTTCAAGCATATGGTGCCTTACAACTCTTTTAGTCAGCGAAGCGGACCAACAGCTAAGGTAGCAATTTTCATATTGAAAGTTGCTGCATTAGAGGCAGTACGTAGGTTCGCTAAAGCAAGGTGTTCGTTTATATGGAAGACTATTCAATCACTGCAAATACTTTGCTTTCCTCCAATCAAATGGATCAGTCGATGGAAGCCATTTGGGATGATGGTTGAAGGTGTCCAG AAAATATCAAAACCACTATTAGTTCTGTCAATTGCGACAACCTTTTCTGATCATTATGAAGGTTATTTGAATGCACTTCCTACTGGGGATGATCCTCCACCAAATCCTGACTTACCTAGAATATCATTAGAGTCTGATGTCAG TATTAGCAGTGAATCCATCAAGGAAGACCCAAGAAATTGGATTCATCAAGTCATTGAAGAGCTAGAAAAGAAGCAGATTACTTTACCTGAAag GATGAACATGGATGAGCTTCAAAGGTTTTATGATGCAGCAAATGGTGACATGTGTTGCTTGCTTTCTTCACTCAAGAAAACAATTCGTTGGAGGGAAACTTATCATATTCTTTCTTGTCAAGAACTGGAAATGTGGTCACATTTGGTCTTTTGGCATGAACTTGATGTGATGCTTCGTCCTTGCCTTATCATTCGTCTTGGACTTGCATGTTCTAGTTTAAGGCCTCATGAAAGGCCACAATTTGCTCAAGCTGTGG TTTCTCAAATAGAACATGGGGTCCTGCGTTTGATCAAGGATGGAGATGGTTATATTACTGTCATAATGGACTGTGAAGGAATCTCTCCATTCAAATTCCCTATGCAATTGATGAGATACTGCTCAAATCTTGTACAAGATCACTATCCCAACAGACTTGGATCTTTATTTGTGATACGTCTTCCTCCAGTTGTTCGAGTTCTTGCTCAGACAATTATTCAA TTATTGAAGCCTGCAACTCGAAAAAAATTACGCATTGAGGGAGATTCATACCAGAAGGTTTTATCTGAGTACGTACAAAGCATTCCCGCTTTCCTAGGAGGTGATTGCACTTGTTCAAAGTGCGAGAGAGTTCGTTCTGGCTGGTTTCCTCAGCTAATGGCTGAAAGTAGTCAACGTAGTGCAAATACTTTAGAAGTTGAGCTAGCTGATGATGATTACCCATTGTCTGAATTTGCTTTTAGTGATACTTGCCACTCTGTTCTGAGAGCTGCAATCGTAGCCTTGCTCATGCTGTGTGTTTTAGTTGCATTTCTGGCTGGTATGCATGATCCtgaatctagtgcatcactgctAATATGA
- the LOC122018050 gene encoding inositol-pentakisphosphate 2-kinase IPK1-like, with amino-acid sequence MSHHRQEEHAILRESDAKDWFYKGEGAANLVLGYSGSSPSLVGKVLRIQKSARQINLSENGCLVLSDEERLIWGGVDELVKSTSKEAAARAFVQCVMTNYLDSKHIDPGIPIPVSKEFLEAVEMNINSQRPTWRVAASNIDNLCGSALLISDHSIISGAPKSDFCFAVEIKPKCGFLPSSEYIAEANSIKKHVTRFKMHQFLKLHQGEVSQVSGYDPLDLFSGTRDRMLLAITALFTSPQNNFRIFMNGSLIYGGLGGGADNNSVLSPKTENAIADLIAASGLQLVSLLELTAEILLRSEILHRLLATQKMDILDIEGAIHLYYNIISQPCSVCKNLSKAEVLHKYSSLHSLPLEKSLKIVGDYLIAATAKDCSLMISFRPSEDGHSASNHDTVFSKSINQSYDYKAYYIDLDLKPLKKMIYYYQLDQKIVNFYKMNQEIQGKVCCSGNGAPTAKH; translated from the exons ATGAGCCATCACCGGCAG GAAGAACATGCTATCTTAAGAGAAAGTGATGCGAAGGATTGGttctacaaaggagaaggagCTGCCAATCTGGTCCTGGGCTATTCtggttcttctccttctttg GTAGGAAAGGTATTGCGTATCCAGAAAAGTGCAAGGCAGATTAACCTTTCTGAAAATGGATGCTTAGTCCTATCTGATGAGGAGAGACTAATATGGGGAGGTGTTGATGAACTTGTCAAGTCCACTTCGAAAGAAGCTGCTGCCAGAGCCTTTGTCCAATGTGTCATGACTAATTATTTGGATTCCAAGCATATAGATCCAGGG ATTCCAATCCCTGTTTCTAAGGAATTCTTGGAGGCCGTGGAGATGAATATTAACAGTCAGCGTCCTACATGGCGTGTTGCTGCCTCTAATATTGATAACCTGTGTGGATCTGCACTTCTAATTTCTGATCATTCAATTATCAGTG GTGCTCCTAAATCTGACTTCTGCTTTGCAGTAGAAATAAAG CCAAAATGCGGTTTCCTACCATCTTCTGAATACATTGCAGAAGCAAATTCTATTAAGAAGCATGTAACAAGATTTAAAATGCATCAGTTCCTAAAACTTCATCAAGGAGAG GTCTCTCAAGTAAGTGGATATGATCCACTTGATCTGTTCTCTGGAACAAGGGATAGAATGCTACTCGCCATTACTGCTTTGTTTACATCTCCTCAGAACAATTTCCGTATATTTATGAATGGCTCTCTCATCTATGGAGGATTAGGGGGTGGCGCAGATAATAATTCTGTACTGTCTCCTAAAACAGAAAATGCAATTGCAGATCTGATTGCTGCCAGTGGCTTACAGTTAGTTAGCTTGCTAGAGTTAACAGCAGAGATACTACTAAGGTCTGAGATTTTACATAGACTTCTTGCAACTCAAAAGATGGATATTCTTGACATAGAAGGGGCAATTCATCTATATTACAATATTATTTCTCAGCCTTGTTCGGTCTGCAAAAATTTGAGCAAGGCAGAGGTTTTGCATAAATATTCATCCTTGCATTCTCTACCATTGGAGAAAAGCCTGAAAATTGTTGGGGACTATCTTATAGCTGCTACTGCTAAAGATTGTAGCCTGATGATCAGCTTTAGGCCTTCAGAAGATGGACACAGTGCCTCTAATCATGATACTGTTTTTTCCAAATCAATAAATCAAAGCTATGATTACAAG GCTTACTATATTGACTTGGATTTGAAACCTCTAAAGAAGATGATTTATTACTACCAATTAGACCAGAAGATAGTGAACTTTTACAAAATGAATCAGGAGATTCAAGGTAAAGTTTGCTGCTCCGGAAATGGAGCTCCAACTGCAAAGCATTGA